The genome window ATCTAAAAAATAATTGATTACTAAAAAGCCAATAGTACACAGCATCACAGCTCCTAACAGTAATATTCTGGGTGGCTGAATAAATTGAATTGCCTTATCAAAATAATCAATATTACCATTCAATAGTAAATGTTTGCAGGCACTTAGAATATCTTTCCTGAAGTAATGTAATTGTGCAGAAAGCCAGCGACGTCGCTGATTGCCAAATACTTCAGCTTTTTGTATTTTTTCGTCAAAAACTACAGCATCATTGAGATAAACAATTTTGTGACCTTCTTTAAGCATTTTGAGTTCTATTTCCTTATCAAATCCGCCAACAGCAGTAACTGTTGCCATAAGTGTTTTAAAATAATTGTACTTAAAAGCCATTCCGGAACCTATTATGGCAGATGAAAGCCCCAAAACCCTGTGTCCTTTCCGAAAAATGTTATTGTTTATTTCTTCGCTAATGGCATCAAGAACAGCCCAGGAGTTATTCGTGTTTTTTGCTGTACGATGACCTTGAACCGCAGTAAAACCATATTCAAAAGCAGCATTTATTTTTTTTAGAAAATCATTATTCATCACATTATCCGCATCAAGAACAACTGCAATATCATAATTATTTTCTAAGGCATCCATCGCTTTATTTAAAGCCTTAGATTTTGTACTCTTTTCAAAACTTACTTCAATAACTATAATGGGTAAGGTCTTTAATGCTGCTATTGTTTCCTTTTGAAAAGAATCGGCAATAATTACGATATCATAAAGTTCTTGTGGATAATCTTGCAGCAATGCCGCATCTGCAACTTCAATAATTACCTCATCTTCTTTATACCCCGGAATAAGAACCGCTATTTTTTTTATATTTCCGTTATCTGAATATTTTTTCTGTTTATAAAATAAACTTGCTGCGGCAAATATTAAAATATATAAAGTTGCTAAACCCAGAAAGCTTAATAAAACAATTTGTATGATGTTAAATACTAGCATAATAAATTTTATAATTAAAACCGTTAGGACTCAAGATTAAATAGCTCATCTTATTTAAACTTTCTCAGTTTATCCCTAAGTTTTAAAGCGTATTTTCTAAGGAAAGGCAGATGCTTGCCACTTTTAAGGTTATACATAAAAGATTCCGATTCAAATATCATTTCGAAATTCTCTGTACATAAAACCGGTTTTTTTGTTAATCTGTTTATCTCTACTGCCTGATGGTATTCACTTTCTATAAACAGCACATAAGGCTTGGACAGATAAGCTTTAGCCTTGTGATCGCCATGATTATTAGCGCGCTGTCTTGCCTCCATATTGGGTAAATCGAGCATAACCAGTTCATTATATTTGATATTGTTAGCTGCTAACCAGGTTTCTGTTTCTTTGCGGTATTTTTCTAAACGAGATGTTACAATTGTTCCAATTTTGCTCCCTGGAATGAACAATGGCGGAGCATTTAAAATAAAATCGGTATATTTTTCTCCATCATCATTTTGCTCTGGCAAAGGGTCAGCACATAAAACACCATCAATGTCAAAACACGCTTTTTCTAAAGTTGTATGATTGAGAATATTCCATTGAAAATACCTTGGCAAGGGTACAATTTCAAAAAAATAATCCACCA of Flavobacterium marginilacus contains these proteins:
- a CDS encoding glycosyltransferase — encoded protein: MLVFNIIQIVLLSFLGLATLYILIFAAASLFYKQKKYSDNGNIKKIAVLIPGYKEDEVIIEVADAALLQDYPQELYDIVIIADSFQKETIAALKTLPIIVIEVSFEKSTKSKALNKAMDALENNYDIAVVLDADNVMNNDFLKKINAAFEYGFTAVQGHRTAKNTNNSWAVLDAISEEINNNIFRKGHRVLGLSSAIIGSGMAFKYNYFKTLMATVTAVGGFDKEIELKMLKEGHKIVYLNDAVVFDEKIQKAEVFGNQRRRWLSAQLHYFRKDILSACKHLLLNGNIDYFDKAIQFIQPPRILLLGAVMLCTIGFLVINYFLDNQNPYSNYWIILVTACIMSFVFSVPKYFYTINTLNALASLPKGMFMMLLSLLKIKGANKTFIHTKHTSSSNKQT
- a CDS encoding phosphoribosyltransferase family protein — its product is MYYRNVKDLNNIILKRLSIIPRDLDLIVGVPRSGMLPANLLALYLNKPYTDIHSFLNGHIYKAGARSQFFDISEFKNILVVDDSIASGAAMVEVKESLKHLDDKFNIKYCAVYVIPGKEKMVDYFFEIVPLPRYFQWNILNHTTLEKACFDIDGVLCADPLPEQNDDGEKYTDFILNAPPLFIPGSKIGTIVTSRLEKYRKETETWLAANNIKYNELVMLDLPNMEARQRANNHGDHKAKAYLSKPYVLFIESEYHQAVEINRLTKKPVLCTENFEMIFESESFMYNLKSGKHLPFLRKYALKLRDKLRKFK